The following proteins are encoded in a genomic region of Reichenbachiella sp.:
- a CDS encoding dipeptidyl-peptidase 3 family protein gives MKKISVCLALGATLFSCMPKETPEETPSIDMSARVNEYSEYTLTADLSHLSDNQRQMIPILIEVSKIMDDLFWKEAYGDKNALLSSLPDEATKQFATINYGPWDRLRADESFVKGVGEKPAGAQYYPVDMTKEEFEAFDDPNKTSLYTLIRRNEAGELYAVPFNEAFAKEVKQAAHLLRQAAELAEDSGFKAYLNLRADALLSDDYLASDLAWMDMKSNMIDFVVGPIENYEDKLYNYKAAHEAYVLIKDMEWSERLAKFVSFLPELQENLPVSNEYKKESPGTDSDLNAYDVIYYAGDCNSGGKTIAINLPNDERVQLEKGTRRLQLKNAMRAKFDKIMVPINNLLIDESQRKHVTFDAFFANTMFHEVAHGLGIKNTIDGSGSVRQALKEHGSALEEGKADILGLYMVTQLQQKGEIEGELMDYYTTFLAGIFRSVRFGASSAHGKANMIRFNYFKELNAFSYNPEKGTYKVNFDEFQAAMNSLSGVILKLQGDGDYAGVDALFKEKGIVGPELQKDLDRVGEAGIPRDIVFKQGVEVLGLQADNS, from the coding sequence ATGAAAAAAATTAGTGTCTGTCTGGCTTTGGGAGCCACACTTTTCTCTTGTATGCCTAAAGAAACACCAGAAGAAACCCCGTCAATCGATATGTCAGCACGGGTGAATGAGTACTCAGAATATACGTTGACAGCTGATTTAAGCCATTTATCTGACAATCAGCGTCAAATGATTCCCATTCTAATAGAAGTGTCTAAAATAATGGATGACCTTTTTTGGAAGGAAGCCTATGGAGATAAGAATGCCTTGCTTAGCAGTCTGCCAGATGAGGCAACTAAACAATTCGCAACGATAAATTATGGCCCTTGGGATCGACTTAGAGCTGATGAATCATTTGTGAAAGGGGTTGGTGAAAAACCGGCGGGAGCGCAGTATTACCCTGTCGATATGACAAAAGAGGAGTTTGAAGCTTTCGATGATCCGAACAAAACCAGTCTTTATACTTTGATTCGAAGGAATGAGGCTGGTGAATTATATGCCGTTCCATTCAATGAGGCTTTCGCGAAGGAAGTAAAACAAGCCGCGCATTTGCTTAGACAAGCAGCAGAGTTAGCTGAGGATAGCGGTTTTAAAGCCTACTTAAATTTAAGAGCTGACGCCTTATTGTCAGATGATTATCTCGCTAGTGATTTAGCTTGGATGGATATGAAGTCCAATATGATTGATTTTGTAGTGGGGCCTATAGAGAATTACGAGGACAAATTGTACAACTACAAAGCTGCACATGAGGCTTATGTATTGATTAAAGACATGGAATGGAGCGAGCGTTTGGCAAAATTTGTCTCCTTCTTACCAGAATTGCAGGAGAACCTTCCGGTATCAAATGAATATAAAAAGGAGTCTCCGGGAACAGATTCTGATCTGAATGCCTATGATGTGATTTACTATGCAGGTGATTGTAACTCAGGTGGAAAGACTATCGCTATTAACCTTCCAAATGATGAAAGAGTTCAGCTAGAAAAAGGGACACGTAGACTTCAATTGAAGAATGCGATGCGGGCCAAGTTTGATAAGATCATGGTGCCTATCAATAACTTGCTGATTGACGAGTCGCAAAGAAAGCATGTGACATTCGATGCTTTTTTTGCCAATACCATGTTTCATGAAGTGGCACATGGACTGGGTATAAAGAATACCATTGATGGGAGTGGTTCGGTAAGACAAGCACTTAAAGAGCATGGTTCTGCATTGGAAGAGGGCAAAGCTGACATCCTTGGTCTCTATATGGTCACACAATTGCAGCAAAAAGGAGAAATCGAAGGGGAGCTGATGGACTACTACACTACTTTTCTTGCTGGAATATTCAGATCGGTTAGGTTTGGAGCAAGCAGTGCGCACGGTAAAGCCAATATGATTCGATTTAACTATTTCAAGGAACTAAATGCATTTAGTTACAATCCTGAGAAGGGAACCTATAAAGTGAATTTTGATGAGTTTCAAGCAGCTATGAATTCTTTGTCTGGTGTGATTTTGAAATTACAAGGAGACGGAGATTATGCTGGTGTCGATGCCTTATTTAAAGAAAAAGGAATTGTCGGACCCGAATTGCAAAAAGACTTAGATCGAGTAGGAGAGGCGGGCATTCCTAGAGATATAGTTTTCAAACAAGGCGTTGAGGTGCTTGGTCTTCAAGCAGACAACAGCTAA
- a CDS encoding alpha/beta hydrolase produces the protein MKLVLHLLFAMLCLYSCQSDKAGSDSIFSQVLKTEQSEISYNISGEGEITLLFVHGWNINKSYWDAQQNEFSKDYKIVAMDLPGFGSSKNLLGQFSIDSFAKDINALINHLKSKKVMLIGHSMGGRIILEAAQDNDKVIALIGVDNYKEVQQKLNDELKAEADGFVEWLKADFANNSSVYVDQYLIYEGADSLVRKRIVDDYRAANPETSIPAIQTYLDYPYSEQERLTNLNIPLFLISSDMSPVDTVGLQNTGLEYSVFEMSQTGHFPMVEQPDVFNQMLAQILKEINKKND, from the coding sequence ATGAAACTTGTTTTACACTTATTATTTGCCATGCTGTGCCTTTACTCATGCCAGTCGGATAAGGCAGGCTCAGACTCAATTTTCAGTCAAGTACTCAAAACAGAACAATCAGAAATTAGCTACAACATTTCTGGTGAAGGGGAAATAACACTGTTATTTGTGCATGGATGGAATATCAACAAGTCCTACTGGGACGCACAGCAAAACGAATTTAGCAAAGATTATAAAATTGTAGCTATGGACTTACCAGGCTTTGGTAGTTCTAAGAACCTTTTAGGCCAATTTTCCATTGACTCTTTTGCTAAGGACATCAATGCTTTGATTAATCACCTTAAATCAAAAAAAGTGATGTTGATTGGACATTCGATGGGTGGTCGCATCATTTTGGAGGCTGCTCAGGACAATGATAAGGTTATTGCTTTGATTGGGGTGGATAATTACAAAGAAGTTCAGCAAAAGCTGAATGACGAATTGAAAGCAGAAGCCGATGGTTTTGTAGAATGGCTGAAAGCTGATTTTGCCAATAATTCATCCGTTTATGTAGATCAGTACCTGATTTATGAGGGGGCGGATAGTTTGGTTAGAAAGAGGATTGTGGACGACTACAGAGCAGCCAATCCAGAAACTTCTATCCCAGCCATTCAGACTTATTTGGATTATCCCTATTCTGAACAAGAACGATTGACAAATTTGAATATCCCGCTCTTTCTTATATCCAGTGATATGTCACCGGTTGATACGGTTGGCCTCCAAAATACTGGCCTGGAGTATAGTGTTTTTGAAATGAGCCAAACCGGACACTTTCCGATGGTTGAACAGCCTGATGTGTTTAATCAAATGTTAGCACAAATACTTAAAGAGATAAATAAAAAAAATGATTGA
- a CDS encoding HAD-IA family hydrolase, which produces MQTITIPIPSGVKGLIFDLDGTILDSMPLHHEGYNHALAPYGIDYPKDVFESRGGIPTKDTMRMIEKDYQIKDFDIEQALEMKRLFVESNLDKIQLISPVFEIIKDYQNKLPMAVGTGSNRKVVDELFERFNLSKYITHVVTATEVVQYKPHPETFLKCAELINVDPVDCVVFEDGKPGIQAAKTAGMKVIDVTKYL; this is translated from the coding sequence ATGCAAACTATTACCATTCCAATTCCTTCGGGAGTCAAGGGCTTGATTTTCGACCTAGACGGAACCATTCTGGATTCTATGCCCCTGCATCATGAAGGTTATAATCATGCCTTAGCCCCCTATGGAATTGATTATCCAAAAGATGTCTTTGAAAGTCGAGGGGGAATCCCTACAAAGGACACCATGAGAATGATTGAGAAGGATTACCAAATCAAAGACTTTGATATTGAACAGGCGCTTGAAATGAAGCGGTTATTTGTAGAAAGCAATCTTGATAAAATTCAGTTGATATCTCCTGTGTTTGAAATTATCAAAGACTACCAAAACAAACTTCCAATGGCAGTAGGTACGGGAAGCAATAGAAAAGTTGTAGACGAACTTTTTGAGCGGTTCAATCTTTCAAAATATATCACCCATGTTGTTACGGCTACAGAAGTTGTCCAATACAAACCACATCCAGAGACATTTCTGAAATGCGCAGAGTTGATCAATGTAGATCCAGTAGACTGTGTAGTATTTGAAGACGGGAAACCAGGCATCCAAGCAGCGAAAACCGCAGGAATGAAGGTTATAGATGTGACTAAATACCTTTAA
- a CDS encoding sulfotransferase domain-containing protein: MLKRKWLLRKWPFNRTNDFQRFIILCDPRTGSTWLHTLLNSNPQILSYGEVLSEKDNISALEPTIWRSHHSSIQAIGCKIFYEQLCESRFLYVFDELVSNKKIKVIDLSREDIRATFHSLKTAEKTGDWSGGKMNKEIEVPFEEKEFDLHVYKSNENRSKVLKALNQHDLLSLSYEELVKDQTLQLNKLQRFLGLTPVSLFSLLQKQSK, encoded by the coding sequence GTGCTTAAAAGAAAGTGGTTGCTGAGAAAGTGGCCTTTTAATCGAACCAATGATTTCCAGCGTTTTATAATTCTATGTGACCCACGCACGGGTTCAACGTGGCTACATACTTTATTGAATTCCAATCCACAGATACTATCTTATGGCGAAGTGCTTAGTGAAAAAGATAACATTTCTGCACTAGAACCAACAATTTGGCGTAGCCATCACTCATCTATTCAGGCCATTGGTTGTAAAATTTTCTACGAACAGTTATGTGAGAGTCGATTCCTTTATGTGTTTGATGAGTTAGTTTCCAACAAGAAGATTAAGGTAATTGACCTTAGCCGTGAAGATATTCGGGCAACTTTTCACTCTTTAAAAACTGCCGAAAAAACAGGCGATTGGAGTGGTGGGAAAATGAATAAGGAAATTGAAGTGCCCTTCGAGGAAAAAGAATTTGACTTGCATGTCTACAAATCAAATGAAAACAGAAGCAAAGTGCTGAAAGCCCTCAATCAGCATGACCTACTTTCACTGAGCTATGAGGAATTGGTGAAAGATCAAACACTTCAGTTGAACAAGCTTCAGAGATTTCTTGGATTGACTCCCGTTTCATTGTTTTCATTGCTCCAAAAACAGTCAAAGTAG
- a CDS encoding serine hydrolase, giving the protein MKILKWIIVATACCGFIAAVLTYYPKLVIMSGYAAKIVCSCTFIGEMDEETIINKELNFKPLQLITFKIDKNKKTATASVFGLHPKTAVYREGLGCALLTDLKANEAFSSDFTLHEQKHDSLIHWFEKRTVSTTSSLAKAINDAFIENDPNSPTKNTRAVVILHKGQLIGEQYATEVNQDTPLLGWSMTKSLTSTLFGILSDNGDLDINDKTNIPEWQNDSRSEITWKHLLQMNSGLRWKEDYTDLSDAVTMLFNSDAIGQYAKSVPAESKPGTVWNYSSGTSNILSSQMKNYFGSQENYLKFPYDSLFGRLGMYSMRIETDATGDFVGSSYAWATARDWAKIGQLYLQNGVWEGEEIISPEWVSFIQEPANGSDQLYGGHFWINSGGRFSNVPLDAYSMNGFHSQRIMIIPSLDLVIVRLGVTYKRGDFDFNDWYGKIISAVEKDY; this is encoded by the coding sequence ATGAAAATACTTAAATGGATTATAGTTGCTACCGCTTGCTGCGGGTTTATTGCTGCAGTTCTCACCTATTACCCAAAATTGGTGATCATGTCCGGATACGCGGCCAAAATAGTTTGTTCCTGCACATTTATCGGTGAGATGGATGAGGAAACAATCATCAACAAGGAATTGAATTTCAAACCGCTTCAGTTGATCACATTTAAAATTGATAAAAACAAAAAGACTGCCACAGCTTCTGTATTCGGGCTTCATCCGAAGACGGCTGTATATAGAGAAGGATTAGGTTGTGCGCTACTTACCGATCTAAAAGCTAATGAAGCCTTCAGCAGTGATTTCACTCTTCACGAACAAAAACACGACAGCTTAATACATTGGTTCGAAAAAAGAACAGTCTCTACTACCTCATCATTGGCAAAGGCCATCAATGATGCCTTTATCGAAAATGACCCTAATTCCCCGACAAAAAACACACGAGCCGTTGTAATTCTACACAAAGGTCAACTCATTGGTGAACAATATGCTACCGAAGTGAATCAAGATACCCCGCTATTAGGCTGGTCAATGACTAAAAGTTTGACCTCAACCCTGTTCGGCATTCTATCGGATAATGGTGATTTAGACATCAATGACAAAACAAACATTCCAGAATGGCAAAACGATAGCAGATCAGAAATCACGTGGAAACATCTGCTGCAGATGAATAGCGGACTAAGATGGAAGGAAGATTATACCGACCTCAGTGATGCAGTTACCATGTTGTTCAATAGCGACGCTATAGGTCAATATGCTAAGAGCGTACCTGCAGAATCAAAACCAGGAACAGTTTGGAATTATTCGTCGGGAACAAGTAATATCCTATCCAGTCAAATGAAGAATTATTTTGGCTCTCAAGAGAATTATCTCAAGTTTCCATACGATAGCCTTTTCGGTCGATTGGGCATGTATAGCATGAGGATAGAGACAGACGCCACCGGGGATTTTGTTGGTTCTTCTTATGCATGGGCAACAGCTCGAGATTGGGCCAAGATTGGCCAACTCTATCTTCAAAATGGAGTTTGGGAAGGCGAAGAAATAATATCTCCAGAATGGGTTTCATTCATTCAAGAACCAGCAAATGGATCTGACCAACTTTATGGTGGGCATTTCTGGATCAACAGCGGAGGCCGTTTTTCTAATGTCCCTCTTGATGCTTATAGTATGAATGGCTTCCATAGTCAGCGCATCATGATCATCCCTTCTCTGGATCTGGTGATTGTCCGACTTGGCGTAACCTATAAGCGAGGAGATTTTGATTTTAATGATTGGTACGGGAAAATAATAAGTGCGGTAGAAAAAGACTATTAG
- a CDS encoding MBL fold metallo-hydrolase — protein MMCKPTYAILLFTLLSFACSKDNDSVSIPDPVEDWYVVSSIDNRTWALQEPKSSQGNVSYLITGSERAIMFDTGTGENKGQDGSRMMYKVKELTDLPVTLLLSHFHFDHNQNVNEFDQIALPKLSFLFEGVNEDDVYEFSSSELFVGSRPTSISVSEWLPLNSDIDLGDRHIQLVNLPGHTDESVVIIDHEKKSVFTGDFLYSGALFAFDAGDLRTYLRSMEKFLTIIDESYTLYGAHGSPKVSYQYLLNSMSLLECIIEDDCYTESITTVFGKNATFYSSESDETYFYLVHSD, from the coding sequence ATGATGTGTAAACCTACCTATGCTATTCTTTTATTCACTTTATTATCATTCGCATGTTCAAAGGATAATGACTCAGTATCAATACCTGATCCTGTAGAGGATTGGTATGTCGTTTCATCGATTGACAATCGAACCTGGGCTTTACAGGAGCCTAAAAGCTCTCAAGGCAATGTAAGTTATCTGATTACTGGATCAGAGCGCGCGATCATGTTTGATACAGGGACGGGTGAAAATAAAGGACAGGATGGTAGTCGAATGATGTATAAAGTGAAGGAACTTACTGATCTTCCAGTGACACTTTTGCTTTCGCATTTTCATTTTGATCACAATCAGAATGTCAATGAATTTGATCAGATTGCCTTACCAAAATTATCTTTCCTTTTCGAGGGTGTGAACGAAGACGATGTTTATGAATTCAGTAGTTCAGAGCTGTTTGTTGGTTCAAGGCCTACTTCGATCTCTGTAAGTGAATGGTTACCATTAAACTCCGATATTGATTTAGGAGACAGACACATTCAATTGGTTAACCTGCCAGGTCATACGGATGAGTCTGTAGTAATTATAGACCACGAAAAGAAATCAGTTTTTACAGGGGACTTCTTATATAGCGGTGCTTTGTTTGCTTTCGATGCTGGGGATTTAAGAACCTATTTAAGAAGTATGGAAAAGTTTCTTACAATTATTGATGAGAGCTATACATTATATGGAGCTCATGGCTCACCCAAAGTGTCTTATCAATATTTACTCAATTCAATGAGCTTATTGGAATGTATTATCGAAGATGATTGTTATACAGAATCTATTACTACTGTATTCGGGAAAAATGCAACGTTTTATTCTTCTGAGAGCGATGAGACCTACTTTTACTTGGTTCATTCGGATTGA